In a genomic window of Mucilaginibacter sp. KACC 22063:
- a CDS encoding Ig-like domain-containing protein, producing MQRPQGGPRDRTPPKLLKAVPENMTRNFNAKSIELEFDEYFKLTNQYQEISVSPSMEKIPEYKIRQKKLVIDFKDSLQKNTTYVINFGKAIADVNEGNVLKNFTYVFSTGPHIDSLSVSGSVTNLETQEKEKDATVMLFPIAQDSAYFGKKKPMIYTTTDSSGNFSLNNLHSGKYRIYALKETAVNRIYDNDNELIAFLKNPIDLQKDTSNVALTLFKQTPEKFRLTENKFDADGKLSFVFNKPLLDPSIKIAYPPNIDESKYVEFSQKKDSAQVYLKNMNFDSLRVVIYDKNIPLDTIVKRKGLKETFTRNITLKYNLDGDNRLKPGTDLQLTSSLPVESFDQQLMILNEDSAAVNYSIQKNAANPKILNLKYRWKQGSNYELIINENALTDIYGDKNKKFIKKFSINKPENYGTLTLRLNVSDTTTAYIAEVLNEQKKLIRTQAFTKSTPIVLKDYPTGKYRVRIIYDNNRNGIWDSGSVKRKTYPEKIWIYNKDITLRANWETEEIIEVPKESTLP from the coding sequence ATGCAAAGGCCACAGGGTGGGCCGCGCGACCGCACTCCGCCGAAGCTTTTAAAGGCTGTTCCGGAAAATATGACCCGCAATTTTAATGCGAAAAGTATTGAGTTGGAATTTGACGAATATTTTAAGCTGACGAATCAGTACCAGGAAATTTCGGTGAGCCCATCAATGGAAAAAATACCAGAGTATAAGATCAGACAAAAAAAGCTGGTGATAGATTTTAAAGATTCGCTACAAAAAAATACGACTTATGTAATCAACTTCGGTAAAGCTATTGCCGATGTGAACGAAGGCAACGTACTTAAAAATTTCACTTACGTATTTTCCACAGGCCCGCATATTGATTCACTTTCTGTTTCAGGTTCTGTAACTAATTTAGAAACTCAGGAAAAAGAAAAAGATGCTACGGTGATGCTCTTCCCTATTGCACAGGATTCTGCCTACTTTGGTAAAAAGAAACCGATGATCTACACCACAACAGATTCTTCAGGTAACTTTAGCTTAAACAATCTTCACTCTGGTAAGTACCGTATTTATGCGCTCAAAGAAACTGCAGTCAACAGGATCTACGATAACGACAATGAATTAATCGCTTTCTTAAAAAATCCGATAGACCTGCAAAAAGATACATCAAACGTAGCGCTTACCTTGTTTAAACAAACACCTGAAAAATTCAGGCTCACCGAAAACAAGTTTGATGCGGATGGTAAACTTAGCTTCGTATTCAACAAGCCATTACTTGATCCATCTATAAAGATCGCCTACCCTCCTAACATTGATGAATCTAAATATGTAGAGTTCAGCCAAAAGAAAGATTCGGCACAGGTTTATTTGAAGAATATGAATTTCGACTCCTTACGGGTTGTTATTTATGACAAGAATATTCCACTGGATACCATTGTAAAACGAAAGGGCTTAAAAGAAACTTTCACCAGGAATATTACACTCAAATATAATCTTGATGGTGATAATCGCTTAAAGCCGGGCACAGATCTGCAGTTGACATCTTCGTTACCTGTAGAAAGCTTTGATCAGCAGTTAATGATATTAAATGAAGATTCGGCAGCGGTTAATTATAGCATTCAAAAAAATGCTGCTAACCCTAAAATACTGAATTTAAAATATCGCTGGAAACAGGGTTCTAACTACGAACTAATTATAAACGAGAATGCTTTAACCGATATTTATGGCGATAAGAATAAAAAGTTTATTAAGAAATTCAGTATCAACAAACCTGAAAATTATGGAACACTTACGCTTCGCCTTAATGTAAGCGATACCACTACAGCATACATTGCAGAGGTTTTAAATGAGCAGAAGAAATTGATCCGTACGCAGGCTTTTACTAAAAGCACGCCGATTGTTTTAAAGGATTATCCAACCGGTAAGTATCGGGTACGTATTATTTACGATAATAACCGTAATGGTATATGGGATAGCGGCTCTGTAAAACGCAAAACATACCCGGAAAAGATATGGATCTATAACAAGGATATCACCCTACGTGCCAACTGGGAAACAGAGGAGATTATAGAAGTTCCGAAAGAATCTACGCTTCCTTAA
- a CDS encoding gamma carbonic anhydrase family protein: protein MPLILPVKDKTPSWGNDCFIAENATIVGDVIMGDNCSVWFNAVIRGDVHYIKIGNNTNIQDGACIHATYLKAPTNIGSYVSIGHNAIVHGCTLHDHVLVGMGAIVMDNAVVNPYVIIGAGSVVLENTICDTGYLYAGTPAKRIKPLTEEQMALLDKLPNNYIMYSSWFKEA, encoded by the coding sequence ATGCCATTAATACTACCTGTAAAAGATAAAACTCCAAGCTGGGGTAATGATTGTTTCATTGCGGAGAATGCCACCATTGTTGGTGATGTGATAATGGGCGATAACTGTTCGGTATGGTTTAATGCCGTAATCAGGGGAGATGTGCATTATATTAAGATCGGTAATAACACCAACATACAGGATGGTGCCTGCATCCATGCCACCTATTTAAAAGCGCCTACAAACATAGGTAGCTATGTATCTATAGGGCATAATGCCATTGTGCATGGCTGTACGCTTCACGATCATGTACTGGTAGGTATGGGTGCTATTGTAATGGATAATGCCGTAGTAAACCCCTATGTAATTATAGGGGCCGGATCTGTAGTATTAGAGAACACCATTTGCGATACGGGTTATTTATATGCAGGTACGCCTGCAAAAAGAATAAAGCCACTTACTGAAGAGCAAATGGCTTTATTAGATAAGCTTCCGAATAATTATATCATGTATTCCAGCTGGTTTAAGGAAGCGTAG